From Verrucomicrobia bacterium S94, the proteins below share one genomic window:
- a CDS encoding peptide chain release factor-like protein, which yields MIKPEKWEKLRGRMDALEIVEQDLEERFIRGSGKGGQKINKTSSCVQLCHRKSGMEIRCQKTRSQAENRYWARVELCEQIEEQRLGAKSRKQQAIEKIRRQKRRRSRRAKARMLDDKSKQSQKKKLRGRIRPDD from the coding sequence ATGATTAAACCTGAAAAATGGGAAAAACTGCGCGGGCGGATGGATGCGCTGGAGATTGTTGAGCAGGATCTTGAAGAACGGTTTATCCGCGGTTCCGGCAAAGGAGGACAGAAGATCAATAAGACGTCTTCCTGCGTACAGCTGTGCCACAGAAAAAGCGGGATGGAGATTCGCTGCCAGAAAACCCGGTCGCAGGCGGAAAACCGCTATTGGGCCCGCGTGGAGCTGTGTGAACAAATCGAGGAGCAGCGTCTTGGCGCAAAAAGCAGAAAACAGCAGGCGATCGAAAAAATACGCCGTCAGAAACGCCGCCGCTCCCGCCGTGCAAAGGCGCGTATGCTCGACGATAAATCGAAACAGAGCCAGAAGAAAAAGCTGCGCGGTCGGATCCGACCGGATGATTAG
- a CDS encoding CPBP family intramembrane metalloprotease: MEESVSIWQQALQCFLLIGGGMALAGVIAYEKRHPADRKQLDDILANRSWETRQVFMLLGTLVMLYLAAGFTGQFFQGERRPLLPYIQLLVTLIIYVVLMLEAGIISRIRGGSWTKNLGVDRSCFRKIRFAPLIYLAAIPLIIVASKLYQLLLSLLLRNEPELQEVVEIVSRDMSLLKMLYIGMAVFAAPVYEELLYRGVFFPFMVKRSNLTIGTVLVSVLFAVMHNNAGSLIPLMLLSVVLSLAYWRTGSLWVSIGVHMLFNAVTVIALNI; this comes from the coding sequence ATGGAAGAGTCCGTATCTATCTGGCAACAGGCCCTGCAATGCTTTCTCCTCATTGGTGGTGGAATGGCATTGGCCGGTGTTATTGCCTATGAAAAACGGCATCCGGCCGACCGGAAGCAGCTCGATGATATTCTGGCCAACCGCTCCTGGGAAACCAGGCAGGTCTTCATGCTGCTGGGCACACTTGTAATGCTGTACCTCGCCGCCGGTTTTACCGGACAGTTTTTCCAGGGAGAACGGCGGCCGTTGCTACCCTATATCCAACTCCTCGTCACCCTGATCATTTATGTCGTGCTCATGCTGGAAGCCGGCATCATCAGCCGGATTCGCGGTGGAAGCTGGACAAAGAATCTGGGCGTTGACCGTTCCTGCTTCCGGAAAATCAGATTTGCTCCTCTCATCTACCTGGCCGCCATTCCGCTGATCATCGTGGCTTCAAAACTCTATCAGCTGCTACTGTCCCTCCTGCTCCGGAACGAGCCCGAACTGCAGGAGGTTGTCGAAATTGTCTCGCGCGATATGAGCCTGCTGAAAATGCTGTATATCGGGATGGCGGTTTTTGCAGCTCCTGTTTATGAAGAACTCCTCTACCGCGGGGTCTTTTTTCCCTTTATGGTCAAACGCTCCAACCTGACCATAGGCACCGTACTGGTTTCCGTACTTTTTGCCGTCATGCACAACAACGCCGGCTCTCTGATTCCTCTGATGCTGCTTTCGGTCGTATTAAGCCTGGCCTACTGGCGCACCGGTTCACTCTGGGTCAGCATCGGCGTGCATATGCTCTTCAATGCCGTAACCGTTATCGCCCTGAATATATAG